In one Sander lucioperca isolate FBNREF2018 chromosome 7, SLUC_FBN_1.2, whole genome shotgun sequence genomic region, the following are encoded:
- the LOC116038477 gene encoding YY1-associated factor 2 yields the protein MGDKKSPTRPKRQSKPSADDGYWDCSVCTFRNTAEAFKCTMCDVRKGTSTRKPRPVSQLVAQQANQQFAPPTLPKKEKKEKSEKDKSDKELTLKKKSYKKMRPRLKNIDRSSAQHLEVTVGDLTVIITDFKEKAKPTSTSTSAASADQHSQSGSSSDNTERGVSRCSSPRGEGSPVNGETH from the exons GCCAAAGCGGCAATCGAAGCCCTCCGCCGACGATGGGTACTGGGACTGTAGCGTCTGCACGTTCAGGAACACCGCTGAGGCGTTCAAGTGCACGATGTGTGATGTCAGGAAGGGGACGTCAACTCG AAAACCACGGCCTGTTTCTCAGCTGGTTGCACAGCAAGCAAATCAGCAGTTTGCACCACCCACACTCCCCaaaaaggagaagaaagaaaaatcagAGAAAGACAAGAGTGATAAAGAACTAAcactaaaaaagaaaagctaTAAAAAGATGAG GCCCAGGTTAAAAAACATAGACAGGAGCAGCGCCCAGCATCTAGAGGTCACAGTTGGAGACTTGACTGTaataatcacagactttaaGGAGAAAGCCAAACCCACGTCCACTTCAACAAGTGCTGCCTCAGCAGACCAACACAGCCAAAGTGGCTCAAGCTCTGATAACACTGAACGAGGGGTCTCCAGATGCTCTTCGCCCCGCGGGGAAGGCTCGCCGGTTAATGGAGAGACTCACTAA